One Microbacter margulisiae genomic window carries:
- a CDS encoding sugar 3,4-ketoisomerase: MMNSETNNSRFSSVYDCTIIELDKHHHEKGNITVVENNITIPFGTKRVYYLYDIPGGESRGAHAHKELSQLVIAASGSFDVILDDGKERKIFSLNRSYYGLYVPKGLWRQMENFSTNALALIVASTTYNAEDYIYDYEEFLKHK, encoded by the coding sequence ATGATGAATTCAGAAACAAATAATAGTAGGTTTTCTTCTGTATATGATTGCACGATCATAGAACTTGATAAGCATCATCATGAAAAGGGCAATATTACAGTAGTAGAAAATAATATTACAATTCCATTTGGGACAAAACGGGTTTATTATTTGTATGACATTCCTGGTGGAGAGTCAAGAGGTGCACACGCACATAAAGAACTTAGTCAGCTTGTTATTGCTGCCAGCGGTAGTTTTGATGTTATTCTTGATGATGGAAAAGAGCGTAAGATATTCTCATTAAATCGTTCTTATTACGGCTTGTATGTTCCTAAAGGATTGTGGCGACAAATGGAAAATTTTTCTACGAATGCATTGGCTTTGATTGTTGCTTCAACAACTTACAATGCAGAAGATTATATTTATGACTATGAAGAGTTTCTAAAACACAAATAA
- a CDS encoding IS256 family transposase, with amino-acid sequence MEEFDYKAFQAKVLEQIKSGKPLLGKDGAFAPLLENILNAALEGEMDAHLDEDERSLGNRRNGRMSKQVQTQLGEVTVHTPRDRHSSFEPEFIKKRETILAEGVADRIIGLYALGNSTREISDWMEENLGNRVSADTISSITNRVLPEIQSWRSRSLDSVYPIVWMDAIHYKVMDEKNRPVTRAIYNVLGVDRNGYKDLLGMYISKSEGANFWLSVLTDLQSRGVNDILIASTDNLSGFSDAIKSVFPHTVVQTCVVHQIRNSIKYVASKNQKTFMKDLKLVYQAVSKEQAAIELDNLDSKWGKDYPIVIKSWRDNWEKLTAYFEFSDAIRRIIYTTNTVEGYHRQIRKVTKNKGVFTNDTALEKLVYLAYRNIRKKWTMPLSNWGLTAQQLAIKFPERFNLFE; translated from the coding sequence ATGGAAGAATTTGATTACAAGGCTTTTCAAGCCAAAGTTTTAGAACAGATAAAATCTGGCAAACCCCTTTTAGGCAAAGATGGTGCCTTTGCGCCCTTGTTAGAAAATATTCTAAATGCAGCTTTAGAGGGAGAAATGGATGCTCATTTAGATGAAGATGAGCGTAGTTTAGGCAATCGGCGCAATGGACGTATGTCCAAACAAGTTCAAACCCAATTGGGTGAAGTCACCGTTCATACACCCCGTGACCGCCATTCCAGTTTTGAACCTGAGTTTATAAAGAAACGTGAAACAATACTTGCAGAAGGTGTTGCAGACCGTATAATTGGTCTTTATGCCTTGGGGAACAGTACTCGGGAAATAAGCGATTGGATGGAGGAAAACCTTGGAAACAGGGTTTCTGCTGACACAATCAGTTCCATAACAAACCGGGTTCTGCCAGAGATTCAGTCCTGGCGTAGCAGGTCATTGGATAGTGTTTATCCAATTGTTTGGATGGATGCCATTCACTACAAAGTGATGGACGAAAAGAATCGCCCTGTAACACGAGCCATATACAACGTATTGGGTGTTGACCGTAACGGTTACAAAGATTTGCTTGGCATGTATATTTCCAAAAGCGAAGGAGCTAACTTTTGGTTATCGGTGCTCACCGATCTTCAATCAAGAGGAGTAAATGACATTCTAATAGCCTCTACGGACAATCTTAGTGGCTTTTCAGATGCTATAAAAAGCGTATTTCCACACACAGTAGTTCAAACTTGTGTGGTGCATCAAATCCGCAATTCAATTAAATATGTTGCAAGTAAAAATCAGAAAACGTTCATGAAAGATTTGAAGCTTGTTTATCAAGCAGTAAGCAAAGAGCAGGCAGCAATCGAACTCGATAATCTTGATTCAAAGTGGGGAAAGGATTATCCAATTGTCATTAAATCATGGCGTGATAATTGGGAAAAACTAACCGCTTATTTTGAGTTTTCTGATGCTATCCGAAGAATCATATATACCACCAATACCGTAGAAGGCTATCACCGTCAGATAAGGAAAGTTACCAAAAACAAAGGTGTTTTTACCAATGATACAGCATTGGAAAAATTGGTGTATTTGGCCTATCGCAATATCCGGAAAAAATGGACTATGCCTCTGTCAAACTGGGGGTTAACTGCACAACAACTGGCGATTAAATTTCCTGAAAGGTTTAATTTATTTGAATAA
- a CDS encoding helix-turn-helix transcriptional regulator, with protein MIQLTLEHALHFMMLAIGTRFYTRKEIAQYIKCSERSVYRYIETFRTQGFIINTENGFVRIDKSTPYFKDLTRMISFSNPEAGLLKQALGGVHDNNMLKAQLIRKLTPYNFKQIAEVVVREKNAQIIDQLSEAIDNQQQVILHNYHSANSKEVRDRLVEPFQFSTNFIQVWAYEPESGTNKLFKTDRITSVTVLDTPWRHASLHKADYMDIFRISSPQRLRVRLRLGLQSASLLREEYPTCEQCLTKINNNEWILDTEVCSYDGVGRFVIGLLHDIEILETKHFHSYIKKRVVLYNKKLGVTKGGTVRK; from the coding sequence ATGATACAACTGACATTGGAGCATGCCCTGCATTTCATGATGCTGGCCATTGGTACCCGTTTTTATACCAGGAAAGAGATTGCACAGTACATCAAATGTTCAGAACGCTCTGTCTATCGTTACATCGAAACATTTCGTACCCAGGGGTTTATTATCAATACGGAGAACGGTTTTGTGCGTATTGACAAATCGACGCCTTACTTTAAAGACCTCACCAGAATGATTTCATTCAGCAATCCCGAAGCCGGCCTGTTGAAGCAAGCGTTGGGCGGTGTTCACGATAACAATATGTTGAAGGCGCAACTGATACGGAAGCTGACGCCATACAATTTTAAACAAATTGCTGAGGTGGTTGTCCGTGAGAAAAATGCACAGATCATCGACCAGCTAAGCGAAGCAATCGATAACCAACAGCAGGTCATTCTCCATAACTACCATTCTGCTAATAGCAAAGAGGTCCGCGATCGCCTGGTGGAGCCTTTTCAGTTTTCAACCAACTTTATCCAGGTGTGGGCCTATGAGCCGGAGAGCGGAACAAACAAGCTGTTCAAGACCGATCGCATCACCAGTGTCACAGTGCTGGATACTCCTTGGAGGCATGCATCGTTACACAAGGCAGATTATATGGATATTTTCCGCATCAGCAGTCCGCAGAGACTGCGTGTCAGGCTACGGTTGGGATTGCAGTCGGCCAGCCTGTTGAGGGAAGAATACCCTACGTGCGAACAATGTCTTACTAAAATTAACAATAATGAGTGGATTCTGGATACCGAAGTATGCAGTTACGATGGGGTCGGACGCTTTGTAATCGGATTATTGCATGACATAGAGATATTGGAAACCAAGCACTTTCATTCATATATAAAAAAAAGAGTTGTTTTATACAACAAAAAGTTGGGTGTGACAAAGGGTGGCACTGTCAGAAAATAA
- the cas3 gene encoding CRISPR-associated helicase Cas3' produces the protein MIKILDYTTFSKELTTYTPYQYQLRVAELLFSGKNVILSVPTGAGKTWASVVPFLYAKQNSIEDFPQKMIYSLPLRTLANSIYSDVNDVLHKNSDLELASIQTGEYKNDEHFENDIIFSTIDQTLSSFLCFPLSLSKRQANINAGSLVGSYLVFDEFHLLDPKLSMATTLGMLRILGNLCRFCIMTATLSEKYIQELKTTLNAVVVSINDFPEDEIQISSLKVPEGKEYKKSIEVFEKTINAHDVIVRHKQKTIIICNRVEKAQRLYNDLVQDLEGFQNLQGLNAENIICLHSRFFDEDRKVKEDKLKELFGKNNSENAILISTQVIEAGMDISCDTMHVEISPINSFLQRAGRCARWEGQSGEIYVYDILSLDEKEMIESEEDDPETKQQIRTINNKYLPYDKELCETTFKYLKEISYLNKNIAQQLVDAILTTQEANNYSLIQQDNCNIAKIQESWNNCEKNMYSQTIRDIQSIELAIIDYNQIGHNIFIPYKYQTIGLFKWSFMKWAKDILATNEDVIFVAESNKNSQFIDWDTLDSEGYQLKPINDAYQLKNCYDIVFVDKSVFKYTVGAGLEPGTGNRISPLKPYTKEENQITEYHKDTFIQHNKAIIGCYEKIFKPKLTFTFKQLNAYWGEDIDWDKLIKVMICLHDYGKLNVAWQKPMKKLQELKGNYDPNEVLAHSDFNETTDKEIEKLSGVKNKPPHAGIGAYALIERAKEIIAFNRYEYLSNCISTAILKHHGVDTTTYPDFSISNVDYAQADSLFRANGINVRLIQKARRGHLIDSLPSIVNEWIIYMFFVRILRLCDQEATINFEKYLKQ, from the coding sequence ATGATAAAAATATTGGACTATACTACTTTTTCCAAAGAATTAACAACCTATACTCCTTATCAATATCAACTAAGGGTTGCTGAATTATTATTTTCTGGGAAGAATGTAATTCTTTCTGTGCCAACAGGCGCAGGTAAGACGTGGGCGTCTGTTGTGCCTTTTCTATATGCAAAACAAAATTCGATAGAAGACTTTCCTCAAAAGATGATTTATAGTTTGCCTTTGAGAACATTAGCAAATTCAATTTATTCGGATGTAAATGATGTTTTACATAAGAATAGTGATTTAGAGTTAGCATCAATACAGACAGGAGAATATAAGAATGATGAACATTTCGAGAACGACATTATTTTTTCAACAATAGACCAGACTCTAAGTAGTTTTCTTTGTTTTCCACTTTCGCTATCAAAAAGACAAGCTAATATTAATGCAGGCTCATTAGTGGGAAGTTATCTGGTATTTGATGAGTTTCACTTGCTCGATCCAAAATTGTCAATGGCTACAACTTTAGGAATGTTGAGAATACTTGGAAATTTATGTCGCTTTTGTATTATGACGGCAACGCTAAGCGAAAAATATATTCAAGAGTTGAAAACCACATTAAATGCAGTAGTTGTATCAATTAATGACTTCCCGGAGGATGAAATACAGATTAGTTCTTTAAAAGTACCAGAAGGGAAAGAATACAAAAAGAGTATTGAAGTTTTTGAAAAAACGATTAATGCTCATGACGTAATAGTCAGACACAAACAAAAAACAATTATTATCTGCAACCGGGTTGAAAAAGCCCAACGATTGTACAACGATTTAGTCCAAGACCTTGAAGGTTTTCAAAACCTTCAAGGTCTGAATGCAGAAAATATAATCTGCTTGCATTCCAGATTTTTTGATGAAGACAGAAAAGTTAAAGAAGATAAATTAAAAGAGTTGTTTGGAAAGAACAATTCTGAAAATGCCATATTAATTTCTACTCAAGTGATTGAAGCAGGAATGGATATTTCGTGTGATACTATGCATGTAGAAATATCTCCTATCAATTCGTTCCTACAACGAGCCGGACGATGTGCGAGATGGGAAGGTCAGTCAGGCGAAATTTATGTTTACGATATCCTTAGTTTGGATGAAAAAGAAATGATCGAATCTGAGGAAGATGATCCAGAAACGAAGCAACAAATAAGGACTATAAATAATAAGTATTTACCATATGATAAAGAGCTTTGTGAAACAACATTCAAATATTTGAAAGAAATAAGCTATCTAAACAAAAACATTGCCCAGCAATTAGTGGATGCAATACTCACCACCCAGGAAGCGAATAACTATTCGTTAATACAACAAGACAATTGCAACATAGCTAAGATTCAGGAATCATGGAATAATTGTGAGAAAAACATGTATTCGCAAACCATTCGTGATATTCAAAGCATCGAACTTGCAATTATTGATTACAATCAAATTGGGCATAATATTTTTATTCCCTACAAATACCAAACAATTGGACTTTTTAAGTGGAGTTTTATGAAATGGGCTAAGGATATTTTAGCCACAAATGAAGATGTAATCTTTGTTGCTGAAAGTAATAAAAATAGTCAGTTTATTGATTGGGACACTCTTGACTCTGAAGGTTATCAACTAAAACCCATAAATGATGCTTATCAATTGAAAAACTGTTATGATATTGTATTTGTCGATAAATCAGTTTTCAAATATACTGTTGGTGCAGGACTTGAACCTGGAACTGGAAACAGAATATCTCCATTAAAACCTTATACCAAAGAGGAAAATCAAATCACAGAATATCATAAAGATACTTTTATTCAGCACAATAAAGCCATCATAGGTTGCTATGAAAAGATTTTTAAGCCAAAACTAACCTTCACTTTCAAACAACTAAATGCCTATTGGGGCGAAGATATAGATTGGGATAAACTGATAAAGGTAATGATTTGCCTGCACGATTACGGAAAGCTAAACGTCGCATGGCAAAAGCCAATGAAAAAATTACAAGAGCTAAAGGGGAATTATGATCCTAATGAGGTATTAGCTCACTCAGATTTTAATGAGACAACAGATAAAGAAATAGAAAAATTGAGTGGAGTTAAAAATAAACCACCTCATGCGGGAATTGGAGCGTATGCATTAATTGAAAGAGCTAAAGAAATAATAGCATTTAATCGTTACGAATACCTTTCAAATTGCATCTCAACAGCAATTTTGAAGCATCATGGTGTTGATACCACAACTTATCCTGACTTTAGTATTTCCAATGTGGACTACGCTCAGGCTGATTCGTTGTTTAGAGCCAACGGAATAAATGTAAGACTGATACAGAAAGCTCGAAGAGGTCATTTAATAGACTCATTGCCTTCAATTGTAAATGAATGGATTATTTACATGTTTTTTGTTCGGATATTAAGGCTCTGTGATCAAGAAGCAACAATAAATTTTGAGAAATACTTAAAACAATAA
- the cas6 gene encoding CRISPR-associated endoribonuclease Cas6, translated as MRFKVQLSIDKNAYGNALPFSYQYELSSFIYHTLAKGNAEYAEWLHENGFSLEGKQFRLFVFSPLLLKASVNKDINRLILVDDVATMQIGFLPERSTEEFVKGVFAEQRFTLGDKISKVQFSITGIELMPTPEWGGEMRGETLSPICLSQKNEEGQVHYFSASAPEAGEAVINNLRNKYRAFYGKPFAGDTAFEWETTSEPRAKLITVKAGTPQQTKIRASLCRFRLKADNELLRIGYEAGLGEKNSMGFGMVK; from the coding sequence ATGCGATTCAAAGTACAACTTTCAATTGACAAAAATGCGTATGGCAATGCGTTGCCTTTTTCGTACCAGTACGAGCTATCATCATTTATCTATCATACCCTGGCAAAAGGGAATGCGGAATATGCGGAATGGTTGCATGAAAACGGTTTTTCGCTGGAAGGAAAACAGTTCCGCTTGTTTGTCTTCTCCCCGTTGCTGCTGAAGGCTTCGGTGAATAAAGATATTAACCGGTTGATTCTGGTGGATGATGTAGCCACGATGCAAATCGGGTTTCTGCCCGAACGGAGTACGGAAGAATTTGTGAAGGGCGTTTTTGCCGAACAGCGTTTTACCCTCGGCGATAAAATATCAAAGGTGCAGTTTTCCATAACCGGCATAGAATTGATGCCAACCCCGGAGTGGGGAGGAGAAATGCGCGGGGAGACCCTGTCGCCCATCTGCCTTTCGCAGAAAAACGAAGAGGGGCAGGTTCATTATTTTTCCGCCAGTGCTCCCGAAGCTGGAGAGGCGGTGATAAACAACCTGAGGAACAAATACAGGGCATTCTATGGCAAACCATTCGCAGGCGACACGGCTTTTGAATGGGAGACAACGTCCGAACCCCGTGCCAAACTTATCACTGTCAAAGCCGGCACGCCACAACAGACAAAAATACGGGCATCGCTTTGCCGCTTCCGGCTCAAAGCCGATAACGAACTACTCCGTATTGGCTACGAAGCCGGATTGGGTGAAAAAAATTCCATGGGGTTTGGAATGGTGAAGTAA
- a CDS encoding lipoprotein — translation MKKIFYLFVVAIALTACSKNNEPAVTTYQIVNNVSVSTSITDLDGSMYQVIVLGYNNDNEVIQTDNIDKVAANGGATDKMKVSDNVTKETVN, via the coding sequence ATGAAAAAAATTTTTTACCTGTTTGTCGTGGCTATTGCGCTTACCGCTTGTTCTAAAAACAATGAACCAGCGGTAACTACGTATCAGATTGTCAATAATGTTTCAGTGTCAACCTCCATTACCGATTTGGATGGGAGTATGTATCAGGTGATTGTACTGGGATATAACAATGACAATGAAGTAATCCAAACAGACAATATTGACAAAGTAGCTGCTAACGGAGGTGCAACAGACAAGATGAAAGTGTCTGATAATGTGACGAAAGAGACTGTAAATTAA
- a CDS encoding oxidoreductase — protein MLSLVDLAVDQSTIFLIKFPMFIASFPFSYAIKFASHHDKTSLSALSLFTGMSDQRSLPINKGNHMNKVILITGASSGIGKETAIRLVKQGFTVYGAARRTDRMEDIRTIGVHVLAMDVTNDASMVEGVQKILDTEKRIDVLINNAGYGSFGAVEDVPLEEARYQFEVNLFGLARLTQLVLPAMRAQQSGCIINLSSVAGIISQPHGAWYHATKFAVEGWSDCLRMELKQFGIHVVLIEPGAIQSEWNNIARDNLIKRSGNTVYKGLATKHATMLKKADELISSEPVVIAKTIEKAILARKPKIRYAAGKGASFMIWMRKHLPDRLFDNIMLKLLNI, from the coding sequence ATGCTTTCACTTGTAGACTTGGCTGTGGATCAATCTACCATCTTCTTAATTAAATTCCCCATGTTCATCGCTTCTTTTCCTTTTAGTTATGCAATAAAATTCGCTTCCCACCACGACAAAACATCTCTTTCTGCATTATCTTTGTTTACAGGAATGTCGGATCAGCGTAGTTTGCCGATCAATAAAGGGAATCATATGAATAAAGTTATTTTAATCACAGGCGCTTCATCGGGCATCGGAAAAGAAACTGCCATACGACTCGTTAAACAGGGATTTACAGTGTATGGCGCCGCCCGCCGCACCGACAGGATGGAAGATATCCGTACTATAGGCGTTCATGTGCTGGCTATGGATGTCACTAATGACGCTTCGATGGTGGAAGGCGTGCAAAAGATACTTGACACCGAGAAACGTATCGATGTATTGATCAACAATGCGGGCTATGGCTCATTCGGTGCCGTGGAAGATGTTCCTCTTGAAGAAGCCAGATATCAGTTTGAAGTCAACCTGTTCGGTCTTGCCCGCCTCACACAGCTTGTGTTGCCTGCCATGCGGGCTCAGCAGAGCGGATGCATCATCAATCTTTCTTCTGTGGCAGGCATCATCAGCCAACCCCATGGTGCCTGGTACCACGCCACTAAATTTGCCGTTGAAGGATGGAGTGACTGCCTCCGCATGGAACTCAAGCAATTTGGCATTCACGTTGTGCTCATTGAACCGGGAGCCATCCAAAGCGAATGGAACAACATTGCCCGTGACAATCTGATAAAACGCTCGGGCAACACAGTTTACAAAGGCTTGGCTACAAAACACGCTACTATGTTGAAGAAAGCGGACGAATTAATCTCCTCCGAGCCTGTTGTCATCGCCAAAACCATCGAAAAAGCAATTCTTGCCCGCAAGCCAAAAATCCGTTACGCAGCAGGCAAAGGAGCCTCATTCATGATCTGGATGCGCAAGCATCTTCCCGATCGTCTCTTTGACAACATTATGCTCAAATTACTGAATATCTGA
- a CDS encoding sugar 3,4-ketoisomerase: protein MTTIADAKITDLPKILDRRGNLSVIEEWKEIPFKIERTYWIYDVPGGEVRGGHAYKENQEFIVALSGSFDVILDDGKERKTFSLNRSYYGLYVPNGLWRQMENFSTNSLALILASIPYSKDDYIYDYDEFRNK from the coding sequence ATGACAACTATTGCAGATGCTAAAATAACAGACCTTCCCAAGATTCTTGATCGACGGGGAAATCTATCCGTGATAGAAGAGTGGAAAGAGATTCCTTTTAAGATTGAGCGCACTTACTGGATTTATGATGTCCCAGGAGGAGAAGTCCGGGGCGGGCATGCCTATAAAGAAAATCAGGAATTTATTGTAGCTCTTTCCGGCAGTTTTGATGTTATTCTTGATGATGGGAAAGAACGAAAAACATTCTCGTTAAACCGCTCTTATTACGGTTTATATGTTCCCAATGGTTTATGGCGGCAAATGGAAAATTTTTCCACTAACTCGTTGGCTTTAATTTTAGCATCCATACCCTATTCTAAAGATGATTATATCTATGATTATGATGAATTCAGAAACAAATAA
- a CDS encoding DevR family CRISPR-associated autoregulator — MTKQIASISISGEITLNMHSLNNEGGEGNQIMTRQLTIVDKDGQEHTVNGISGDMFKHIHVGHLINHAKENKLEVCTNCSVGNPNRLSSGEDLGTFFSGKDIKALGDKEIADAIISKCVVDDSHGVLVTSIGKQNRNHARKSVIEFGWTIGIPEKNNTESYIHTKVVADAAGKRGESSNEGQNIFHRPANHGVYAFVCNIDAYRIGFNDIDRNYAIDDPKRIARYKAILQSLLASFLNPQGAMTSSQKPHITDFKGVVTYSEKMIPAPTISPINPEYQSEIQEITKNLNLIEKDSITEKSFNGLGELSAIIKDLLEQEPYKLS; from the coding sequence ATGACAAAACAAATTGCATCTATTTCAATCAGTGGTGAAATCACTCTGAACATGCACTCTTTGAATAACGAAGGAGGAGAAGGAAACCAAATTATGACCCGTCAATTGACTATTGTAGATAAAGATGGTCAGGAACACACAGTAAATGGCATCAGTGGTGATATGTTTAAACACATTCATGTTGGGCATTTAATAAACCACGCCAAAGAAAACAAGCTTGAAGTTTGCACAAACTGTTCTGTTGGTAACCCCAATAGGTTATCAAGTGGTGAAGATTTAGGAACTTTTTTTTCAGGGAAAGATATAAAGGCGTTAGGAGATAAAGAAATTGCTGATGCAATTATTTCAAAATGTGTTGTTGATGACAGTCATGGCGTTTTAGTTACTTCTATTGGAAAACAAAACAGAAACCATGCAAGGAAATCTGTTATTGAGTTTGGATGGACAATTGGAATTCCAGAAAAGAACAATACAGAGAGTTACATCCACACAAAGGTAGTTGCCGATGCTGCAGGAAAAAGAGGTGAAAGTTCAAACGAAGGCCAAAACATTTTTCACCGCCCGGCCAATCATGGGGTCTATGCTTTTGTTTGCAATATCGATGCCTATCGCATTGGATTTAATGATATTGATCGGAATTATGCAATTGATGATCCAAAAAGAATAGCAAGATACAAAGCAATTCTCCAATCATTATTAGCTTCGTTTTTAAATCCACAAGGAGCAATGACAAGCAGTCAAAAACCACATATTACAGATTTTAAAGGTGTGGTTACCTATTCAGAAAAAATGATTCCAGCACCAACAATTAGTCCAATCAACCCAGAATATCAAAGTGAAATTCAAGAAATTACTAAGAATTTAAATTTGATTGAAAAAGACTCTATTACTGAGAAATCATTTAATGGATTAGGAGAACTATCTGCTATTATAAAAGATCTATTAGAGCAAGAACCTTATAAATTGAGTTGA